Part of the Salmo trutta chromosome 5, fSalTru1.1, whole genome shotgun sequence genome is shown below.
catgaaacatgagaccaacgctttacatgttgcgtttatattttgttcaataTATTTGGCATTTCCTCGGCAAACTGCAATAGTAGCCAAGCATATGATACAAAATATACTCCATAAAGTTGTCATGGCTTTTAGGTTGGTTTTGTCTGTTTTTTGAAATTTCCCTCATGACAAAGACTATGATAAGGTATGAAAGTTATAGAGCCAGGAAAAATATAATTCAGAATTCATTGTTGTTAAGAGCTGCTACACTCTGTCTGAACATTAACCCCCATCACTTGtggtacggttttggaagcatGTGGACCTTCTTTATCTTTCATATCGGCAAGAAATCATTTTCCAAAAACTAAACAGGTTAAATTGATCAACTTTATATGTTTagggttcccacacggccatatttcCATGTCACAGCACTTGTTTGTGGAAAACAGATGGAAGACAGAGTGGACTGGCAGAATCTAAGCGATAGAGGTGAGAGAGACATGGCTGCCAAGATGGAAAATGGAACATGAGTAAATATGGAGTGGGGAAATGCACAAGCCTTCTGAAAGATCTGAAGGAGAAGGTGGTGGACAAGAATAGAAGTAAAAGTTTAACATGTCTTGAGGGAATATGATATGGAGGAATTCACAAAACTTTTGGAAGAGCTACAGACGGAAATTAAACGCGacgagagtgaggatgaattaaCTGCGGTGGCAGGGGCAGTGATGAATGCTGAGAAAgagctgagtgtagagggaagcagtGTGGTGAGGAAGGTTGGCGTCAAGTGCAAAACGAGGGGCATGTGCTCCAGTAGTTCAGAGATGGAACCTGACGAGAGTGAGGATGAAGTACCAGCGGTGAGAACCACCGAGTTCATGCCTCATCCCAATGACGACAAGTAAGATTCTGGCCCAGTGAGAATGAGATTTCTGGAGAGAATCTATCCTTGTGACCTGTGATGATTTATTGTATTTCTTCCGTCCAGTGGGAGCAGGTGCTCCAGACCAAGTGACAAGGACTGGGACTTGCTTCGCTCTCCAGAGCAgggcgccattgaaaggagtgataacaGGGGTAGCATTAAGTGTTGAGGAGGATCAGCTGAAATGGAAGATTCCTGGTGTCTGTGACACCCAGCATTTGGTGTGATGCAGATCCGGGGAGGAAGTGGTGAAACGGTGAAGACATTGTCTGTCCTGCTGAGTCTTTGTCCAACAAAGTACattattttgtacattttattcatttagcagacactcttatccagagcaacttacagtagtgaatgcatacatttcatttcatgcaagttttttttgttgtactggccccccatgggaatcgaacccacaaccctggcgttgcacacaccatgctctaccaaccgagcCACAGGATATGTCAGTCAGTTATCCTGTGAGAGAATTTGTTACGAAAATACTACagtgttttaggtgccaagcttatggtcatgtggcagcagtgtgtaagagagagattCTTAGAtttgagaagtgtgcaggagaaCATGAGACGAAGGAATGTGTACTATCGGTGGAGAAAGTTGGCCCTAGACTCACTTCAATTTTcttaccgctcagcaaggaaaaagccagtgctccaaaaccgccataaaaaagccagactacggtttgcaactgcacatggggacaaagatagtactttttggagcaatgtcctctggtctgatgaaacaaaaatagaactgtttggccataatgaccatcattatgtttggagtataaagggagatgcttgcaagccgaagaacaccatcccaaccatgaagcacaggggtggcagaatcatgttgtgggggtgctttgctgcaggagggactggtagatgtcctaaccgacttgccaaaactatagtttgttcacaagaaatttgtggagtggttgaaaaacaagttttaatgacttcaacctaagtgtatgtaaacttccgacttcaactgtatattcttaatccattccttacttagatttacatgtattttgggtatatgttgtgaaactgttagatattacttgttagatattactgcactgttggagctagaagcacaagtattttGCTTCACCAGCTAAAACATCTGCTcaacacctgtatgtgaccaatttgtatttatttgattatttgattttgaaAATATTGATTCCAGACAAATGTTTGTCATGTTAAGCCTACATGTTTACAGGAATTAGAATACTTTACCGTCAGCCTTGAATTTACTTTAAAATGTTTGTATGGATGATCATGCATCTCTCAACAATCCCAGTAGCTAAAACTGTGCCCAGACACTTTTTAATATGAAAGTATTTTGTTTTTACTAAATAATTTTTGTCTCTAGATTGTCCTAGATACTAGATAGTTCTGGTTAATTCAAGCCTTTATTGGAAAAAAAGGTATAGAACTGGCCAACGGTACCCTCTCCATCAAGGTCATTGAGAAAGTCCACAATTTCCAAAGCTGCTCCTCCATTAAGATCAAGTGACAACAAAACACGGTTTCTGTTGTCACAGTGTTAATAAGTAAGTAGCATAATTTCTGCTGCCTTCTTGTGGAAAATAATTGATATAGAAGTATCTTGTTGGGCATGAAACAGCTGGTGGGCATACCAGTTGTAGAGCTTTTATAAAAACAAACAGTTCAATCAAAAATAGTTTAGAACTAAGTTCAGCTAACAATGcataagtgagtgagtgagggataGATTGAGAGAGAAACACACTTAGGGAAAGAAAGCCATCTCATGATCTCTGAGTTTAAAGAGCAAATGAGTGTCTTATTAGATACCTCACTGACTTCTGTCCTGATTTTATGCTGTACGGACCACATCCTTATCTTCCAATGGGCTGTTATTGCCTCAAGTATTACAGATTTATTTCTAGCTATAATTTAGTTTCTAGCAAATAGAGACTAAAGCAAATGGGTGTGTGCCGCATTTTAAGTGCGCGTGAGAGTCATGTTAGGGGAGAGAGGTGAACCGAGAGGTGTAAATGGGCCCAAAATATGAAgtctccagcaggtggcgttttttTTACCCCGCTCTGTTTCCTCCATTAGGGAAAGTGGACGACAAAACACGAATACTACTCTCACGTCGGTCAGTGGGTAGCATAATTTCTGCTGGTTTGTGGAAATCAATTGACCTGGAAGCATCTTGTTTGACATAAAACAGATGTTGGAAATAGCAGTTGAAGAATCTATTGTAAATCCTCTATCTTATCTGCTCTATCAACGCTGACAGATGCTTTGTACATGCCAGACAGTTTCAGTTTTACTGCAAAGGATTGTGGGTAGAGTGCGACCACCTCATAAAGGTTGACTTCATTTTGGATGCTGAACTGGTGGTGATGCACGAGACAATGGGAAGTGATGCATTGTCTTTATTAAAACACTAGGTGGCGACTTATACACATCAAATCCTGTTTTTCCTCTGACTAAAACTGAACGGGTAGCCATCTGTACAAAATCATGGAGCTCAATGGGTGTGTAGTGTAATGTGTATTTCAATAATGTCACATACCTTAGAACTTAAAACATTAGTGAaatactgcacagtactgttggCCAATCTTTCTCAGCAGCAATGATACTGTGATTGCTGGAGCAACTTCTGAGAAGGTGATGGATGAATTGCGATATCAACTGACACTTGTCATCCTTCATCCCCCCATTGCTTTCCACTGAAACATTCTGTGCTGTATTGTGGTGTTCTCTGTCTCTGACGGTGtaccctgaccctgaccttgTACCGTATCCATGACCTTCAGAGCCTTAATCAATCAAACTCAGACCATAGCTGATGATAGTCAATGTATTTAGTCGTACAATTTCAACTGGATATCCACAGCTATGCATGAAAACATTTTAGTAACCTACTGTAGTGGTTTATAATTATAAAATGACTTGTTGTTGTTTGCTGATACTGTATTTCTTTAATTAATGATCTCGTaaaagaatagaacagaatacctttatgttcacaagaacttacaAGATATTAGACAGTATAATATTACACATTACATACCTTTTCCAGAAACAGAATCTATTGTGCCCAGTGTGAAGAAAAGAAAATAAATCATATCCTATCGCTCTGGATAGTCTGTCTGTGAGGCTATACAGCACCTCTCTACTCTATAATGCAATAAAAATAACATATTTGTTTGTCTACAGTACATTTGTCCACAGTTAACTTTATTTGTCATGTTAGGCCTACATATTTATGACTTTACTCTCAGCCTTGAATTTCCTTTCCAGTGTTAGTATTGATGATCATGCATCTCTCAGCAATCCCAGTGGTAAAATTGAGCACAGACATTTGGAATACTAAGGTATTCAGTTTGTACTAAATGAAAAATTGTCCTAGTTTGCCCTAGATTTGTCCTAGTGGTATAGTGAATATATTTTCCACATGAATCAATCATAAACAGGTCATGCAAATTTGACTGATTCGACAGGCAGTTCTGGTTAATTCAAGCCTTTATTGGAAAAAAAGGTCTAGAACTGTCTGACAGCACCTTCTCCATCAAGTCCATCCAGAAAGTCCACAATTTCCTCAGCTCTGTCTCCTCCTTTATGGACAATGGACAACAAAGCACGATAACTGTTGTCACGTTGGCCAGTGGGTAGCATAATTTCTACTGCCTTCTTGTGGATATCAATTGACCTGGAAGCATCTTGTTTGGCATAATGCAGATGTTGGGCATACCTGTTGTATAATGTTTGTAAATCCTGTGGTTCCATTCCTTCCCTATCAAGAAGCAGGTCCTCGAATATCTTATCTGCTCTATCAACTCTGCCAGATTCTTTGTACATGGCAGACAAATCCAGTTTTACCGCAAGGGATTTTGGGTAGAGTGTGACCACCTCTTCATAAAGGTTGACTGCGTTTTCAATGAGAATATGCCTCATTGGGTTCCTTTTCTCTTCTGGAGAGAAAATCTTCCATTTGTAACACTGTGCAAGATACTTCTTCAGTTGGCGTGAATCAGGGTGTCTCTCCATTGTCCTTCTTGCCAGGTCAATGCTTGAATCATGAGAGACGTATTCTCTGAAAAATGATAGTATGAGTCCAAATCCACCAAAGCTGTCCAAAGGCTTCTCTATCACTTCCTCTGCAAGTTTACGTGCTTCCTCAACCTGGCCACTATCTGCAAGCCTCTGCAGGTACATCACTGTGATGGTCAAATGTTCTGGATCCAATTCTCTAGCAATCCGTAGGTGCTCCAACATCTCAGATCGCAGCTTCGGGGTAATGTCTTTCCTTTCAAAAGATTTACTAAATGCTATGGCGTAGCCACAGCGCAGCACCTTGTTCTCAGGGTCCCCTTTCAAGGCCATCCGGAAGCAATATACCGCTTCCTTCCTCTTGCTTACATGAAACTTATTCAAAGTCCAGGCCCTTTCTCCCCACACTACACCTGGGCAAGTCGAGCGGTTGTCCTGCAGTAGTCTCCCCACCTTCTCCACATAGGTCTGGCTCTCTGTCAGCTCCCCTTGGTGATAGTGCACCCAGGCCAAGTTCCCATAGTGGACCACCAGACTTAGCTCAACGTTGTCTGGGCTGTTTAGGCGAATGGCCTCTTCAGCCTTCTTCAGGCAATGAAGAGCGTCCTCTGTGGAGCCCAAAGCGTGGTGTAGGTAAGCCAGGAGGTTGTTCAGATGACCCGTCCAGGAACATTGAACCCCCTCGCTGCTGATGATATCTATCAGGGTTTCTCTGAGACTTTCCAGTTTAGATCTGCTGTAGTCCAACTTCCAGGTGAAGTGGCATTCCAAACCCTGCAGCCTAATTTCCAAGGAGTTCTGAGCCATTCTGGTTAAAAAAAAGACAACAGTTCAATCAAAATAGTTTAGAACTAACTAAGGGAGATATTTCAGACCTGGATGGTGAACCAAGGACTtgtttagagagagagcgagcgagagcttACCTCTTAGTTGGACAAGAGAAAGTCATCTTGTGGTCTCTGAGTTTCAAGAGCAAATGAGTGTCTGTTTAGTTACCTCACTGACTTCTCTCCTGATTTTATACTGTATGGACCACATTGTTATCTTACAATCAGCTGGTTATGCTGTTTACTGCCTCACTTTACAAGCCGTATCAAAGTTTCATTTCTAGCCATAGTTTTGTTTCTAGAAAATAGAAACTAAAGTGAATGGTCATTGCAGACACCATtccaataacatttacatttaaagatCAATCAACtttaatcaaccaaccaaccgacCCATCATCCCAATTACTTAATAAATACATATATGATATTTCTGAGAAATTAATACAAACATAATTCAGCCTTTTTACTCTATGCAAAAGTAAGAAACCCTTCAGTGGATTGCTAACTGACCCATTTTAATTGGCAGTCACAGAGATGTTGAATAAACACGTTGAGCCATAGGCGGTTTTGTGTATCACATCTTACAGGTTAAAGTTTATTAAGGTCAGAGAGCAGGCTCTTTCAGGTCCAAGGTCTAGACGTGTTGTACACCAGATGTAAAGGTTTAATATTTTATGGCATCAAGTGTTTCTTATTTTATGACATCACGTGTGGTTTAGCTCCTCTTGGTGATAGTGCACCCAGGACAGGTTCTCATAGTGGACAACCAGACTTAGTTTTTTTAGATACATTTTATTATAATGTTTGAAAC
Proteins encoded:
- the LOC115193753 gene encoding interferon-induced protein with tetratricopeptide repeats 1, with the protein product MTFSCPTKRMAQNSLEIRLQGLECHFTWKLDYSRSKLESLRETLIDIISSEGVQCSWTGHLNNLLAYLHHALGSTEDALHCLKKAEEAIRLNSPDNVELSLVVHYGNLAWVHYHQGELTESQTYVEKVGRLLQDNRSTCPGVVWGERAWTLNKFHVSKRKEAVYCFRMALKGDPENKVLRCGYAIAFSKSFERKDITPKLRSEMLEHLRIARELDPEHLTITVMYLQRLADSGQVEEARKLAEEVIEKPLDSFGGFGLILSFFREYVSHDSSIDLARRTMERHPDSRQLKKYLAQCYKWKIFSPEEKRNPMRHILIENAVNLYEEVVTLYPKSLAVKLDLSAMYKESGRVDRADKIFEDLLLDREGMEPQDLQTLYNRYAQHLHYAKQDASRSIDIHKKAVEIMLPTGQRDNSYRALLSIVHKGGDRAEEIVDFLDGLDGEGAVRQF